Proteins co-encoded in one Girardinichthys multiradiatus isolate DD_20200921_A chromosome 11, DD_fGirMul_XY1, whole genome shotgun sequence genomic window:
- the LOC124876668 gene encoding beta-galactosidase-1-like protein 2: MAVLRIRNVHKRKYALICLCIVCLIIYKCLGLFSSTPLMGWKRSRKVGLSANLSQFTLEGEPFRILGGSVHYFRVPRAYWRDRLMKMKACGINTLTTCVPWSLHQPEKGAFNFHTQLDLEAYISLAGELGLWVILCPGPYISADIDLGGLPSWLLRDGSMRVRTTHPGFTQAVNTYFDKLIPKMVPLQFKKGGPIIAVQVENEYESFAKDQGYMLLIKEALQSRGINELLFTSHDTNTLKSGSVDGVIQSVKLQKLNQRNIQELNAVQPNSLSMVMEYWTGWYDAWGDLHHVLPPEDMVSTVRKILRRGMSVNLYMFHGGSNFGFMTGAVSDPSYRALVSSYDYDAPLSEAGEYTAKYHLLRDLFSRYNTRGDSLPDMPTLRYREAYEPAIMYQHLSLWDALSFAEGPFKSSKPINMENLPANNANGQSYGYTLYETTINSGGLLQSGDNVRDRALVFVDRRYIGLFKHQNLELAVPDGKEKRTLSVLVENCGRVHHGRDLDKQHKGLVGDILLNQIPLRDFTIYSLDMKPSFIDSLFQAPWKSLPENPSFPGFFLGRLFAYSYPSDTFVKLPGWDKGVVFINGLNLGRYWSIGPQQALYLPGPFLNSGINQVIVFEEQEGDYKVHFEDSPDLGMAAEIQ; encoded by the exons ATGGCTGTTCTAAGGATAAGAAATGTGCACAAACGGAAATACGCACTCATTTGCTTGTGCATTGTTTGTCTCATCATCTATAAGTGTCTAGG CTTATTTTCCAGCACGCCACTAATGGGCTGGAAGAGGAGCAGAAAGGTGGGCCTGAGCGCCAACTTGTCGCAGTTCACCCTGGAGGGGGAACCCTTCCGTATCCTCGGGGGATCTGTTCACTATTTCCGTGTCCCCAGGGCGTACTGGAGAGATCGGCTGATGAAGATGAAGGCCTGTGGCATCAACACCCTCACTAC ATGTGTTCCATGGAGTCTGCACCAGCCAGAGAAGGGCGCGTTCAACTTCCACACACAGCTTGATTTAGA AGCGTACATATCTCTGGCAGGCGAGCTGGGGTTGTGGGTAATTTTATGTCCTGGGCCCTACATTTCTGCTGACATAGACCTGGGAGGACTGCCAAG CTGGCTCCTCAGAGATGGCAGTATGAGAGTCAGGACAACTCACCCTGGCTTCACTCAGGCTGTCAACACTTACTTTGACAAACTTATACCAAAAATGGTTCCACTACAG TTCAAGAAAGGAGGTCCCATCATTGCAGTCCAGGTTGAAAACGAATATGAATCCTTTGCAAAGGACCAAGGCTACATGTTATTGATTAAAGAG GCTTTACAGTCCAGAGGAATCAATGAGCTCTTGTTCACATCACATGACACCAACACATTGAAGTCGGGGAGTGTTGATGGAG TTATCCAGTCAGTAAAGCTACAGAAGCTAAATCAGAGAAACATCCAGGAGCTGAACGCCGTCCAG CCCAACAGCCTGTCCATGGTGATGGAATATTGGACTGGTTGGTATGATGCATGGGGGGACCTTCACCATGTTCTGCCTCCAGAAG ataTGGTTTCCACTGTGAGGAAAATTCTGAGAAGAGGCATGTCTGTCAACCTGTACATGTTCCACGGTGGATCCAATTTTGGGTTCATGACCGGAGCAGTCTCTGATCCTTCCTACAGAGCTTTGGTCTCCAGCTATG ATTATGATGCTCCATTATCTGAAGCTGGTGAATACACTGCAAAGTACCATCTTCTAAGGGATTTATTTTCTCGATACAACA CAAGAGGAGACAGCCTCCCAGACATGCCAACCTTGCGTTACAGGGAGGCCTATGAACCTGCCATTATGTACCAGCACCTGTCATTATGGGATGCTTTAAGCTTTGCTGAGGGA CCTTTCAAGTCATCCAAGCCAATAAACATGGAGAATCTACCTGCAAACAATGCCAACGGCCAGTCATATGGCTACACATTATATGAAACCACCATCAATAGTGGGGGGTTATTACAGTCAGGTGACAATGTTCGAGATCGTGCCCTG GTGTTTGTAGACAGAAGATACATTGGCCTTTTCAAGCATCAGAACCTCGAGCTGGCTGTTCCTGATGGTAAG GAAAAGCGTACTTTGAGCGTCCTGGTGGAAAATTGTGGACGAGTTCACCATGGAAGGGACCTTGACAAACAACACAAAG GTCTAGTAGGAGACATTTTATTAAACCAAATTCCCTTGCGAGATTTTACAATATACAGTCTAGATATGAAACCCAGCTTTATTGACAG TCTTTTTCAGGCGCCTTGGAAAAGTCTCCCAGAAAATCCAAGTTTTCCTGGATTTTTCCTGGGGAGGCTGTTTGCATACAGCTATCCAAGTGACACATTTGTCAAGCTGCCA GGCTGGGATAAAGGTGTTGTGTTCATAAATGGTCTGAATCTCGGTCGCTACTGGTCAATTGGTCCACAGCAGGCCCTCTACCTTCCTGGACCCTTTCTCAACAGTGGAATAAACCAG GTCATTGTATTTGAGGAGCAAGAGGGAGACTACAAGGTCCACTTTGAGGACTCACCTGATCTGGGCATGGCAGCAGAAATCCAGTGA